The following DNA comes from Enterocloster bolteae.
TGTCCCTCTTCCCGTCAAAGCCTTTATCACTTCCTGTAATGAGCTTTCATGCTCCCCCCACGCATATTGGATATGGGCGAAAGCCAGGGGATCTCCCATTTTATACCATAAAAACACCATAAATCCAAACAATCCAAGAGGAATTAATGCAACACCTAATACCAGCCTGTAGTTTTTAAACGCCTCTTTCCAGTAATTCCATAATGACTTTCCGCTGCCTCTTCTCAAATAATCTGAAGTGTACTGCACAGCAACAGCAAAAACCAGCAAGACGCCAAGATTCCTCGTCGCACTGGCCAATGCGCCAACTACCCCCATTGCAATATACCGTTCTTCTTTCATGAATATAAAAAATAACACCACAAAGAGAAAAAACAATGATTCCGAGTAAAAGATAGAGAAATAAAAGCTATATGGACCAAATGAATATATCAGACAGAATAACAGAGCCTCAATATAATCATTTCTGGTCTTACATATATAGGACGCAGAGGCCACCAATCCAGCAAGGAAAAAAAGAGAATTTGCTATACAGGTAACTACATTTACATTTCCATGAGTAAACCGAATCAAATAGCGCATGACCAATGGCATTAATGGAAAGAACGCCCAGTTAGCCTCCCCCGTTTCATCTGGACTTGGAGCCGGCGCATATCCATCCATAGCAATACTTTTATACCAGCCGGCATCCCAATTATTCATTCTGTCAAATATGAAAATATCCACATTATTTACATATTGCCAGACAATAAAAACCAGATACATCAGCAATCGGGACAGAAGAAATATGAATAAAATTACTAACGGGAGCATCCATTTATTATTTTCCAGATAACTATTCACTCGCTTCATCAATCGTAATCTCCTTCACCCAAACATCTTCTGTTCCATTTATTAGAAGGGATATTTCTCCGTTCTCCGCCTTTATCGGAGCAGTCCACAACTGCTCCCTCTCTCCATTTTCACGTCCTTTTTCCAAAGTCAGAGGAGTTTCTTCCCTATTCGATAACACTGTCAGTATGTTTTTCTTTCCAATATCATCAACAACAATTGTCAGACGCAGGTCATCCTCTGGTAGTCCGTCAAAATATATCCAAGCTCCTTCGCTTGAAACCCGCCTTCCAAGATTATTCCTATCTTCCCACCCGGAACCACACCTTTTCTGCTCCTGGTTCATATATACAGGTATACCTACCACATAATCAAAGCCCTCTATTCCCGGCCATTTTTCTAACTCCCGATTGATATAATACATGCGATATGCCAGATTCACCTCAGGTGTCCTGGCATTCCATAAAACCCAAATATAAAAAATAAACAGTGCTGCACTGACGATATATGCACTAATAAGAAATGGTCTTTTCATCTACAGTTCCTTCTTGATTAATAAAACTTTCCACAATATAGCGTGGGCGCTCTTTCGTTTCCAGATAAATCTTGCCGATATATTCCCCCACAACTCCTACACTCAAAATAAGTATACCACCGATTCCCCATATGGAAACCATAATACTTGCCCATCCCGGCACAGTCGTTCCACGATAGAATCCAGCCACACTCCAAATTAACATAAGAACACTCACTCCTAAAATAATGCTGCCCAACATAACAATAATTCTAATAGGCTTGGTACTTAAAGATGTGATTCCTTCAAAGGCAAAAGCCAGCATCTTCTTAAGAGGATATTTGCTTTCACCAGCAAAACGTTCATTTCTCACATAGTAAACCGTTGCAGAAGAATATCCAATCATAGGGACCATTCCCCTCAGAAACAGATTCACCTCTTTAAACTTAGCCAAGCCCTCCAATGCCCGTTTGCTCATTAACCTATAATCTGCATGATTATAGACTGTATCTGCGCCCAATGCGGACATCATCTTATAAAATCCTTCAGCAGTAAACCGTTTGAAAAATGTGTCCGTATTCCTCTTGCTGCGAACTCCATATACTATATCATAGCCTCTATAAAACTTATCCACCATCTCATCAATAGCACCAATATCATCCTGAAGATCTGCATCCATTGAAATAGCCATATCACAATAATCCTTTACTGTCATAAGACCTGCTAGCAAGGCATTTTGATGTCCACGGTTCCGGCTGAGATTAATTCCACTATATACTGGATTGGACTGATGTAATTCCTTTATAATATCCCAAGTTTTATCCTTAGAACCATCATTTACAAATACAATCCGGCTTCCGCCAGATATCTTTTTGCTCATTGAGTCCATTTTCGCCAAAAGCTGTCTGGCAGTCTCTCTCAGTACGTCTTCTTCATTATAACACGGGATTACAATATACAATGTTTTTCTCATAGCTATATCTCCTTGTAGTCTTGCTTAATCATCTTAGGCAACAATCCTCTAGGCTTATGTAAACAGTTATACGCATATAGTCTCCGCCACCAATCATTTCCACCAATATCTTTGCTCTCACTGTATCGACCATGGCCCAACTACCTATTTTAATCAATACAATATAAGACTTTCCGAATAATTTCATAAAACATTTATACAATATAAAGATTGACAGAAATATTATGTCTTATTGTATCTATCTTTCATTACACCTGTACCATTTTTGTTAATATAAACTGCCCATTAAAGTATGAACCATAAAAATATCACGAATCAGTTTCTTTATAACTAAATAGATACCGTAATAGGTCACCCGATTTGTTAGTACCCATGATATGATTGAACATCATGTCAATCAGGTATTAGTTCTTTTTCCTCCTGTTGAACCAGTAATGGTTACTTTATAGACAGTCTGTTCCCCTGACATAGAAGTTAACTTCAAACCTACTGGCTGTTTGTTGGCATTCATGTCCTGCCCTCTTGCAGTGGGGTCCGCATCAGTCCATCTCCAACCGAATTCTAATGCCGCGAGGATATTGACGCTCCATGATCATGGGCATTACCAAGTCGATTGACCGTAAATCCACCTACGAAAGAAGGTAATTCTTATAAACCCACTTTACATCGGTATTAATGTGAGCAGCAAATTCAACGTGGCCTTTCTCATGAAGCCTAGTGGTTCTAAACACAGCTGTATCCCGTTGAAGAACTCCCTCGACGCCCCCCCCCCCACCCCCACTCCAATCCCAATCTCTTACAGACCTTATCATTGGGTCTGAAGGCCACCTCCTTCTATAGTGACAATCTCCTCTGGTTCTTAAGGGAAGATGCCCATCTTACGCCTTTTAACAGGATGATTCACGTCCTCAATCCAAAATAGGTCGCCATATTCAAACTTTCTTATAATGACCTGCCTAAAAATGATTACGTAGATTCCTTCGTTATTACTTACTACCTGAGCTTTGGTAGCATCAACAAAGAGGTCTATCTGGATGACTACCGCTATAAAGCCCTCCTGAACCTTACAAGAGCCCGGTTCTTCGCTATCCAGAACCTCGACAAGGAACAACAGCGGTTTCTAAACTACCTGTTTAATGAGTATTCTACGATAGCCCAGGAGGAGATATTTTCCGATGCCTTCATCACAACTGCCTTGGCCGTCTACGAAGAACTCGGATCCGCAGAGCCCTTGCTGAGATGGACTTACAACAGCTTACCGCTTTTATTATCTAGAAAGTGAAAAATCGTTTCCCGGATCCGGATGCAGTAGCGAAAGCCACCCAGAAAGCCGCCCGGAGTTCCTACCGACTGCAAAAAATGGTAAACGACTCCATAAACCAGGTGCTTTCTATATATAAGCTCGATACGAGCAATGGAGCAACAGATCAAAGTCTTTGATAAGGCGATTGCCGAACAGATGGAACTGATAACCAATACCTTGACATCCATCAAGTGAATCGGGCCAGTGTTCTCGGCCGGCATCCTTGCGGAAATCGGTGATATCAACCGATTCCCCAATCAGGCCTCCCTCGTTAAATATGCAGGGCCTGCCTGGAAACAGCACCAGTAAGGTGACTTTAAAGCGCAAAACACGCGCATGACTCCATCTGGAAACCGATACTTAAAGTACTACCTGGGAGAAGCAACCCTGTCTCTTGTGAGATGCGACGCAGAATACAGCCAGCCGCTTCTATCACCTCAAATATAAAGAGGTAAACAAATATCAGCGCAAACGTGCCCTCGTATTAACTGCCCGTAAATTTTTACAGCTCGTCTTACGACTGCTGAAAGACAACTGCCTGTATTAGGCACCGAAGTCCAACGAGGCTTGGGAAACTATTCACTTTTAAAGGAAAATGCAAAAAAATTTGCATTTTTATCCACTTTCCTCTTAACATATCACCGCTGGACTATTCATTTCTGTTTTCCATTAACCATATGATCAATTGCTCAAACCTACCAATATCATATCATCCATTGCAATACTAAGTTTCCTAGCATCGTCAGATTCCTCTGTCTCCTTGGGTGATCTTGCTTCTGGAAATTCAAAGTGCATATCCAAAATGCCGTTCTGAGGCATGATACATTCAAACTCAATTTTAGACTTTCCACTTAACACTTCAGAATATACGCAAACACCATTTACATGAATATTGACTGGTTGCCTTTCCCCATAAATCATCTTTACATTGATTTCTACTCCTATCTTTTCGTAATCTGCATCCTCCAAGTCAAAATACATCCCCATTGTCTTATCCGATGTCCACGTAAATCCCCCTTCACGGTCTGAAATTCCTCCATAGAGATATGCGCCAATATCCTGTCTACTTACAGACACCGGAAACCTCGTTCCTAACTTATATTTGCAATGCTTAATTGGGACTAGCTGATTGATATCGTAATACTTATTAATTGAATAAATATTACCTACCGCACAATGTGTAACTTCATCCGCATCCTTTAAATTCAAAAAACTTAGTTTATCTCGAGAAAGTACTAACAACCGATCAAATTCGTCATCACAGTATAACCATATTTGTCCTGCCATCGCCGAAGAAGTGGGGCTATCCCACTCAGTAATAGCACCTACCAACACCCAACCACTTCCACTATTTAATGCGTAACATGGCTGTTTCTCCAAGAAAATTTCATCCAACTCATCATACCATTTCACTTGAAAATCCTGACCGGTCAGTTCTTTTAACATAGCTCCTTTTGCAAACATTCCATAATATTGTCTGGAACTTATAATAAGATTGTTTTCGGCATCCAATGGTATAGACTCTATCATTCCATTACTGAAGGCATTTCTTAATGTTTGGTCAAATGTTGCTGACACAGAAGCCTCCTTTAACTCCATCTCTTTAATCGTCCATCTTGTATTCTGCTGATTGACGGCTATCAGATATACTGTTATCAACATAATTATGCCATCAAAAACAATTAACTTCTTTTCTGCATGCTTAAATTTCGTTAAAAAATATCTCCAAGCCTTCAATATAATAGCCGATCCTATACATCCCCATCCATAATATTGATAAATGATAACCTGATATCCTACTCCAAATGGCAGAACCTGATACTTTTCAGATACTGCCATGAGAATAGCAGGGAATACCACAAACATAATCCCTATAATCATAAGGAAATATGATTTATTATTACTGACAGCTGATGTATTCCTTTTATTTATAATCGAATTTAATAAATATATGAATACTACAATCAGCAATACATCCAACAAATTTATTTGATTAAAAAAGTCCTTAAAAGAATTCGCTGCATGTCCCCTAAAGAACCCATTTACGAAAGGAAGGGGCGCTGATACAGACACCGCAAATCCTCTCATTATATTTTTCACAGAAAGGCCTACGCTTACACCATCATAACTCTCTTTTGCGAACATCTTCAAAACACAGTAGAGTCCCAGAGTCATAATCCATACAATCAAATACGGGGACACCTTCCTTAATTTTCTTTCTCGAGAAGACTCTTCATAAAAAACAAGCAGAATAATAAGCAGAATAAATGGATACGTAGCTTCATATGTCATCATTGCTAAAAAATAAAAAATAACCGACAATACCTCTGCAATTCCTTCCCATAAAATCTTTTTCCTAATGCTGAGTACACAGAAATTAAGACTCGCCAATACAAGCATGAGGCTTATAGTTGCATTTCCTCCCATACAAAGGAATACTGCATGAGGCATGTCCTTTTGTACACTAAACAAAACCACTGCTAGAATAGCAGCTAAATCTGCTAAAATTACAGATTGGGTTAATAACCGAATAAATGCCTTAAAAAGATAAGTACAACCTATAGTTACTGACATGAGATATATTTTATATAATTTTAAACCAAACAGAAATGGAATACCTTCAGCAAATACAGAAGTAAAAGGAAAAAACCGACCATGCATTTCTACATGAACACTTATCCGTTCCCATATAAATTGAATTATACTCCATTGATTACTTGCTAAAATACCATTTATAAATTCATATTTTCTATCATCTGACCAATAACCCGTATCCAAAATAAACCATAGATATAAAATAAGAAACAGGCCGAATATTAAATCAAAGGATGTTTGTTTTTTTACTTTCATAAATGGGCACTCCACCATCTGATATCATTTTATTAGCATTAAACATTAATCCTATTCTTCCAAATATACAATTTCTTTTTCATACCACTTTGCTATTATCTCATTTTTCCAATCATGTTCATCGCTCTGTATATCATTATAATAATACAACAAACGCGGACGTGCTTTATAAGGTTTCAATACAACTATACTTTCGTCCCCTTCTAATAATTCTCTCCTGTTATCTGTCTCCTCAATATAATCTTCTAGTTCGCCTGAATAATAAGAATATATTGCAGAAACAGAAGTTAATTCATTAAA
Coding sequences within:
- a CDS encoding glycosyltransferase family 2 protein, which translates into the protein MRKTLYIVIPCYNEEDVLRETARQLLAKMDSMSKKISGGSRIVFVNDGSKDKTWDIIKELHQSNPVYSGINLSRNRGHQNALLAGLMTVKDYCDMAISMDADLQDDIGAIDEMVDKFYRGYDIVYGVRSKRNTDTFFKRFTAEGFYKMMSALGADTVYNHADYRLMSKRALEGLAKFKEVNLFLRGMVPMIGYSSATVYYVRNERFAGESKYPLKKMLAFAFEGITSLSTKPIRIIVMLGSIILGVSVLMLIWSVAGFYRGTTVPGWASIMVSIWGIGGILILSVGVVGEYIGKIYLETKERPRYIVESFINQEGTVDEKTISY
- a CDS encoding transposase; the encoded protein is MFSAGILAEIGDINRFPNQASLVKYAGPAWKQHQ